The DNA region GAAGACGAGTGGCTGACCGGCCGAGCTGATATGTATATCATGGGAACGAGCGCTGGAGGGAACATAGCGTACCACGTGGGGTTGAAGGAGGCGGCGCGGATGAAGATCCGAGGGCTGATATTGCACCACCCCTTCTTCGGCGGGGTGGAGAGGAGCGCGTCGGAGATGCGGCTGGTGGACGACGCGGTGCTGCCGGCGAGCGTGGCGGATCTCATGTGGAGCCTGGCTCTGCCGATCGGGTGTGATCGTGATCATGAGTTCTGCAATCCGGTGGAAGTGGAGATTGTTGAGAAGGTGAAGGTTTTGGTGACGGGCTGCGGCGGCGATCCGCTGATTGATCGGCAAAAGGAGGTGGCGAGAATGTTGGCGGAGAATGGTGTGGATGTGATCCAGGAGTTTAGTGAAGGAGGGTGTCGTGGGATTGAGCTTTTTGATGAGTCAAAAGCTTTGGTGTTTTATGAGCTTCTCAAGAATTTTCTTTCTACATGTATCATTGATTAGTCAATGTTTGTGGACACTACTAATCTTTTGATTATGCAAGTAAATTCTCGTAACAAAAACTTTAAATATCTGATTTGTCTCGACTTATTAGATCTTTGATTACGATTCGAAATGATTTTGAAGCAACATAAACATATATTTGCAAacatatataggattgtgatcaagatagaaccattcttaaacgtagaaccattcttaaacgtagaacaaatgtcaaacggaggtcgttagatcttttaatcaaatggtgttgatttgcacaacaacttcccattacaaccaaaactattattaatgggtgaatgcagataagtgaaaaaataaagcatgcatggattcttcttcgtttcattcattcttccatcaacatgtgagttttttcacatgttgagtccggaatgtcgtgaaaacatagtctaatatgtatgatttttaatcttgaccgtcattttttcctcatccaatgaataaaatatgtagagttctaggttctacacttaagaatggttctatctttaacgcaacccaaCATATATATTGTGAAAAATTCAATAACTATTTAAATTCTTAATATTATAggttaaatttaaaattcataggaaaaataaatttttaaaaagtaatatCCCTTTTATTAATGTCAGAGCTCATTATAAATTAACCGACTTTTTTGAGAGGTTGGAATAGTAGTATTACTTAAAATAGTCACATTTTTTTAGTTCtcaacaaatttaaaaataaattaatgttttattgaaaatacaaattttatgcaattgttttgtttttttagatgACAATAAAAGTATTACTCCTAATTTTAGGTTGGCGTGGTGATTTAATGTGATATGTCTGGGTCAAACTTACCCGCAATTTATGGATATACTTTGAATTAAAACTCACACTTCACCGGTTCACCCTACATCCACTCTATGCACTCCTCCACGTGCTTCACCTCTCACGAACACCTCCTAATTTTTAGAACATACATAAAAACAttgtaaataataattttgaaaaaaactcGAATCGACCCTATCTTGCACATTTCTTCAATTTTGGGTTCTTTGTGTTTTCCCTTCAAGAAACACATCTTGGTCCCCAAAATTTTTTAGAGgaaattatttatattcaatttACAAACGATTAATGTTATGCATACATTAAGAAGAAGATAGTGTGGTCGGAAGATAATGACAGATATAAATGGAAGGGCTTAAGAGATTCCCAAATTCTGCCCTTTCAACACTTTTCATGGGAGATTCCAATTGAGGATCAGGTATTTGATCCTTTCTCAACATATATATTAAAAGTTTCCATACTGCCcattttttactatttattgTTGTTTTGGTGTTATTGTATCAAAGGTCATCTTGAATTTGAATACATCGAGAAAAAAAGACGTGTTAGGTCAAAATTTTCTGgctcacaaaataaaaaatagactgATTAAGCCGAACCAAGAACAATTCGAGTTTGATTAGGCTAGACCAGAAATTGTACTCCCTCTTTCCCGTTGTGTTTCTTTTAGcatttaaattaagaaaattgtgtagTGAATTAAATGAGTTAATAAATGGAATGTCTGTGCTGTGGATGGGTGTCCTCATTTTTTACCttgcttattttcctttttgggacaAACTAACGATTAGTGGATCCTTAGTTGAATACATTTTATACTTTGATGATGTTCTTCTAATTCTTACACAACCTTTTATTGACTCCAATCAAAACAACATAAagaaactttatttatttttctagtAAGCTTTGCTTGATGTCATATTATGCCATTCATGTACCACGTCCATGACTCACTCTTTCCCTCTCTTACtctcacacactcacacacctTATAATCTCAAGAACATATTGTTTCACCTTAAGAAATGTTATATATTTCTCCCTCAAATTGTTATGCAATGTATAAACATTTAACTGCCCTTTCAATCTTCTTACCTCACATTTTTTACAAGAGTTACCGTTACTCAACTCAACATATATTAGTATCTGTGTCATGTTGCACGTAATATTTTACGTTATTTTGAGTTAATTCTTATGTTTTCATGGTTATGATCATTATATTGTTGAGTTGAATGTGGTGAATGTAAGCAACACATATTGAATTTAAGTACtgatgtattttttttgttctaggGATTGAAGGGCAACAATATACTATTCTTTAGTTATGCATGATGGCCTACGATCAGAACTCAATACCCAAAGATTTACGTCCGCTAAATATTATGAGAACTCTGCCTGAGGATCCTAGGATTTCTCCGGCTACTTCTTCTGGAAGGCCAGTTGAAGGATATTATGCTAGCCCACCTGCTGATGGTAGCCCTGGAGCAGTGCCTCTAGTTTATTATCCTGCCACAATTCCAGAAGTTGGGTTTATACCTAAAGCATTTAACAATGGTGGAGTTGCCGGATGGATTCAACAAATTATGCCGCCTCCTCAAGTCCAACAAGGTGTTGTGAGTGGTACTGTGGTTAATTCGTCGTGTGTATATTCAACCAGTCCTAATTGTGGGACACAAAACGGGTGTAGTCCTTTAGATCATGCTAGTGATGAGGGTGGTGATCATGATTCTTTGACAGGCCGGAAGGTCAAATTCTTATGTAGTTTCGGTGGGAAAATACTGCCACGCTTGACTGATGGGGCATTGAGATATGTAGGAGGGCAGACAAGGATAATTAGTGTTGCAAGGGATATTCTATTTGGTGATTTTGTTCAGAAAATGGAAGATACATATGCACATAATATGGTGATTAAGTATCAGCTCCCAGATGAGGATCTTGATGCACTTGTCACCGTTTCTTGTCCtgatgatcttgagaacatgATGGATGAATATGAAAAGTTGGTCGAGGCGTGTTCTGATGGGTCTGCTAAGTTGagagtatttctatttttgccTGCAGATCTTGATCCGATCGGGCATTTGCAAGACGGGGGGCAGAGGTATATAGAAGCTGTGAATGGGATAGGGGATGTATTTAATGGTAGAGATTGTATTGATAGAAAGGAGAGTATTGAAAGTACTATTTCTGTTGAGAACTCTGAGTTGAGTGGGGGTGATAACCTAAGCCATGGTATAGGGGAGGCTGCTGCCGGAAACCTTGTTCCTTTCACTACAGCACCAGCATTGGTTTATGGAGATCCTAATCCGGTGCCTTATGCCGACTCTTATGCTGCTACCTCATTAAACATTCCAATGGCTAAAACAAATGTGGGTTGTGTTATGAATGGGCAAGATGTAGAGAGACCTTCTGTGCCTCTTGCATCAGCACCTGTTATGAGTTTTCCGGCTTCTTCATCGTATTATGCAGATTCTCATCAAGAAACATCCAATTATGCCCAATTTCCTCATCCCCACATGGGATTCCCAAGTCAAAGTTTAGGGACTGTTATGGCTTCCCCTCAACACTTCACTTCTGCCGTCCGCATGAAAATGAACCACCCCTCGTACATCGGTATAAGGCCCAATATAGTTCCTGCTGTTGGTCGACCTCAACAAGTTCAAATGGAGAATTATCCTTTTGATAACATCATTTCACATAGGCTTGTTCAAGGATACAATGTCAGTCAAGGGGGGGTTTATAATTGGCAACAAATTTCACATCCCGAGCAGATAGGTTTCTTAGAAGGGGGCTCGACTCCTCAACCAGAATGGATCACACGGATAGAGTACTGCCAGATGTGTCAAAAAGGATTGCCTCATGCTCATTCAGATACAGTAGTTCAGGAGCAAAAAGGAAGTCCTTCCAGCACTATGTCTGATATCAGCTCTATTTCTTGCAATCTCCCATTAGATGCTCGAACCGTTCCACAcaagccagaaaatcaagaaccTTCTAAGGTGACAATTCCCCATGGTGTCGTAAGCGGAGTGCAAGTTCCATATGGTGTTTTTATGACTAACACTCATCCATCTTCCCACCAGAATGTACATGTCCAGGCTAAACATGAAAGGTCCTTAAACAATGATTTTGTTCCTATCGGTATGCATTTGCAAGGTCGCCAATCCCCAACGGAGTACTCTCAAAAGATATGTATAGATGATTCTACTTCATCGTCATACGACTATAAAACTATAGCGGATCTCAGAAATGAAGACTCACAAGATAACAAGCCACACCAGATTCCTATGGGGGAGGTTGTTGGCAAGCACACTTACTCATCCACAGAATCCTATGAAGTGATGTCGACTCCTCCTTATTCACTAGTCGGGGCCAGTCCTTTATCCTCAGATGAAATGGTTGGAGCTCGTGCAACAGAAAAAGAACATTCTGTTAATGAACGGAACGATAAGGTTTTATGTTCACAGCCAAGAATAGGTAGTGACAAAGGTGTTGCTCATGAGGCATTTGTATCGGCATCCCATGGAGTTGGAGATATTCTAGAGACATCAGCGCCACAATTTATCCACCAGGATCCGTGGAATATGCGTCCTGATACCCATTACCCTCCTCCCAAACCAAGCAAGATTCAAACAAAGAGGGATCATAATGCAGGACATCGAGATCCTTTTGTGGACAACAATCTGTTCAACAGTGGAGAAACACCAACAACTAATTCTAGGGAGTTAGTGTCAGAAACTACACTTGATGATGGAGTTCACCACCTTTCCAACAATCTTAACTGGGATTTGAGTCCAGATCGTAGTTCGTCCAACAAAGGTCAAcaatctatttttatttttctttatagcTAATATAAAACTTGTTCCTCTTATTTCATTAAACTATAGTCGTTTTTCATGCACATAAAGGTTCAAGTGAGGAACAAATAAAGAGAGAAATTGAAGTTGTTGATGGCGTGGCAACCCCGGTGTTTCATTTGTCTATGCATTCAAATCCAGACTCATTAGCGAATCCGAGGAGTGATTCTGCATCTATATCCCACAAGAATTGCGATGGCCAACCTGCTAATGTAGATTCAAAGCAACAAGATGTATGTGATTTCttaaattttcacaaaactatatttatttaatacttgATGTGGCTGAGTATGTTATTTAGGAAATCAAGACCAAATTATCAGAGAATACAAATTTTGGGTTCCCTGCATCAGGCGTTGGCCGATTAcaggtttttgtttttttatcttCAACTCGCTTTGTTTGATTTTCAACAAGGTTAGCTTTCTCAAATCTTGCTATTCTTGGTAGATTATTATGAACAGTGACCTGGAAGAACTACGAGAACTAGGTTCCGGCACGTTTGGTACTGTTTATCATGGAAAGTGGAGAGGCACCGATGTTGCAATTAAACGTATCAATGATAGATGTTTCTCAGGAAAGCCTTTAGATCAAGAACGCATGGTTCGTCTCTTTATTGTTCTGGTGAACGGTGATCTGTGTTATGGTTGCCTTTGGGAATATAGCAATTACTCCCTATTTTGTTGTGAGTGAGATTACTTTATcttactactataattttggTAAATTTAATCAGAGGGATGATTTTTGGAATGAGGCCATCAAGCTAGCAGACTTACACCATCCTAATGTTGTTGCTTTTTATGGAGTTGTGCTTGATGGCCCTGAAGGCTCAGTTGCAACTGTCACTGAATACATGGTCAATGGTTCTTTGAgaaatgctttgcaaaagaatgATAGGTATGCTATATATTTTTCCTATACACCGTGAATATTTCTTTACACCGAATTGGCAGGATTCTTGATAAGCGGAAGCGTCTTCTGATTGGCATGGATGTTGCATTTGGAATGGAATACTTGCATGCCAAAAATATAGTACATTTTGACTTGAAAAGTGATAACTTATTGGTTAATCTCCGTGACCCGCATCGACCAATATGTAAGGTTAGTGCTTGAAAATAGATTTTTCTTTTGTATGATGAGAGAAAGAGCTTGTGAAAGGGCAAGAAATCTCCACATCACAAAAATGTGATATTGCTTGTAGGTTGGTGATTTGGGACTGTCGAAGGTGAAATGTCAAACGCTAATATCAGGAGGTGTAAGAGGAACCCTTCCATGGATGGCCCCGGAGCTTTTGAACGGAAGTAGTAGCCTCGTCTCCGAGAAGGTCTGATTTTTTATCCGTTTATCTattactactcctactatagAACATTTCTTAGTTATATCTAAGTAACTTTTTTAAAAGTTACAGGTGGATGTGTTTTCATTTGGAATTGTATTGTGGGAACTTCTAACTGCGGAAGAGCCATATGCAGATCTGCACTATGGGGCCATCATTGGTATGCTTTCATCTCTCATAACACCGATGCTTAAATATTTTACTTATGTCGTCTTCGCGTTGGTAGGTGGTATTGTTAACAACACGCTGCGGCCTATTGTCCCGGAAACATGTGATCCTGATTGGAGAGCTCTCATGGAGAAATGTTGGTCATCTGAGCCATCGGAAAGGCCAAATTTTACTAAGATTGCAGAAGACTTGAGGGCTATGGCCCTTAAACTTCCATCCAAAGGCCAACTCCAACATTCTCACCCCAAAAcctgatttctctctctctttcatttACTATAATACTCCCAATTCCACCTCAACAAAAACTAGCTACGAATATAATCCTATGCTTCATGCTTACACTTACAGTTACAGTCGTAttttttggatgacacttgaCTTTAGAGTTATAATCCATTTGTaatgaaattaagaaaaaagtaTTAGCCTCATCCGAGATTCCAACGAGGTGTCTTTGCTAATTAAATACACTCattcttatttttataataaaaatatttttgtttgaaCATCTATGTTATTAGTATTATGCTACATACTAAATGcaagtagtattatttaacaTCATTCTCACATCCATTGtacatattttttgttttataaatttattttaatttttaaaaattattatattaaattcaacTTATTCATTTCTTTATAATAACTATGTACCATAACTAGAAATCGGTCATGTAATCCACAGTATCCAATTATATGTAGGCGAATTATATCAAAATTAACCAGTGGAAAGTTTGTTGAAGAGaacatttttgttttttgtcatgAAAGGAAGTAATTGCATGAGGTTTTAGTCTAGAAGTGGTGGAGCCGGGCAACGAAAAGAAAGAACTGTTGGTTTTAATGAGGAAAGaacgtttcattcattctttactgtgtttcaaatatatttttattttcttctaattATTCACACTTTTAAGACTATACTTTTTGTTCATACTTGTTAGTAATTTTTATAATCTgctttatttttccttttactTAACTTTTAAGACTAAGACTATTCACACCGTTGCtggccgctgtgctcttgccgacgccACGGACGTGCTCATGCCAACGAGCAGTGCCATGccggcaatgccgttggcatttttcatttttctttaatttttaaattcaaaaatccgaatgtaattttaatttttaattatgtaatttttaatttttaggattttcagtatgtaatttttaaattttaggattttaattatgtaatttttaatttttttagtaatttgtaatagtattttgggtattttgaatgtattttaatattgtgaaaat from Salvia splendens isolate huo1 chromosome 9, SspV2, whole genome shotgun sequence includes:
- the LOC121749303 gene encoding probable carboxylesterase 120 gives rise to the protein MLISNCTKLFSTQTASKMNPSNDPYAYLGFTKNADASITRIPGHIPTTAASIDPANPVLTKDLPINPQTNTWARLYYPSAATKLPVIVYYHGGGFVLCSAASSMFHNFLSGITLSIPALVVSVDYRLAPEHRLPAAYNDCAEALRWVNASEDEWLTGRADMYIMGTSAGGNIAYHVGLKEAARMKIRGLILHHPFFGGVERSASEMRLVDDAVLPASVADLMWSLALPIGCDRDHEFCNPVEVEIVEKVKVLVTGCGGDPLIDRQKEVARMLAENGVDVIQEFSEGGCRGIELFDESKALVFYELLKNFLSTCIID
- the LOC121747101 gene encoding uncharacterized protein LOC121747101 isoform X2 → MMAYDQNSIPKDLRPLNIMRTLPEDPRISPATSSGRPVEGYYASPPADGSPGAVPLVYYPATIPEVGFIPKAFNNGGVAGWIQQIMPPPQVQQGVVSGTVVNSSCVYSTSPNCGTQNGCSPLDHASDEGGDHDSLTGRKVKFLCSFGGKILPRLTDGALRYVGGQTRIISVARDILFGDFVQKMEDTYAHNMVIKYQLPDEDLDALVTVSCPDDLENMMDEYEKLVEACSDGSAKLRVFLFLPADLDPIGHLQDGGQRYIEAVNGIGDVFNGRDCIDRKESIESTISVENSELSGGDNLSHGIGEAAAGNLVPFTTAPALVYGDPNPVPYADSYAATSLNIPMAKTNVGCVMNGQDVERPSVPLASAPVMSFPASSSYYADSHQETSNYAQFPHPHMGFPSQSLGTVMASPQHFTSAVRMKMNHPSYIGIRPNIVPAVGRPQQVQMENYPFDNIISHRLVQGYNVSQGGVYNWQQISHPEQIGFLEGGSTPQPEWITRIEYCQMCQKGLPHAHSDTVVQEQKGSPSSTMSDISSISCNLPLDARTVPHKPENQEPSKVTIPHGVVSGVQVPYGVFMTNTHPSSHQNVHVQAKHERSLNNDFVPIGMHLQGRQSPTEYSQKICIDDSTSSSYDYKTIADLRNEDSQDNKPHQIPMGEVVGKHTYSSTESYEVMSTPPYSLVGASPLSSDEMVGARATEKEHSVNERNDKVLCSQPRIGSDKGVAHEAFVSASHGVGDILETSAPQFIHQDPWNMRPDTHYPPPKPSKIQTKRDHNAGHRDPFVDNNLFNSGETPTTNSRELVSETTLDDGVHHLSNNLNWDLSPDRSSSNKGSSEEQIKREIEVVDGVATPVFHLSMHSNPDSLANPRSDSASISHKNCDGQPANVDSKQQDTKLSENTNFGFPASGVGRLQIIMNSDLEELRELGSGTFGTVYHGKWRGTDVAIKRINDRCFSGKPLDQERMRDDFWNEAIKLADLHHPNVVAFYGVVLDGPEGSVATVTEYMVNGSLRNALQKNDRILDKRKRLLIGMDVAFGMEYLHAKNIVHFDLKSDNLLVNLRDPHRPICKVGDLGLSKVKCQTLISGGVRGTLPWMAPELLNGSSSLVSEKVDVFSFGIVLWELLTAEEPYADLHYGAIIGGIVNNTLRPIVPETCDPDWRALMEKCWSSEPSERPNFTKIAEDLRAMALKLPSKGQLQHSHPKT
- the LOC121747101 gene encoding uncharacterized protein LOC121747101 isoform X1, translated to MMAYDQNSIPKDLRPLNIMRTLPEDPRISPATSSGRPVEGYYASPPADGSPGAVPLVYYPATIPEVGFIPKAFNNGGVAGWIQQIMPPPQVQQGVVSGTVVNSSCVYSTSPNCGTQNGCSPLDHASDEGGDHDSLTGRKVKFLCSFGGKILPRLTDGALRYVGGQTRIISVARDILFGDFVQKMEDTYAHNMVIKYQLPDEDLDALVTVSCPDDLENMMDEYEKLVEACSDGSAKLRVFLFLPADLDPIGHLQDGGQRYIEAVNGIGDVFNGRDCIDRKESIESTISVENSELSGGDNLSHGIGEAAAGNLVPFTTAPALVYGDPNPVPYADSYAATSLNIPMAKTNVGCVMNGQDVERPSVPLASAPVMSFPASSSYYADSHQETSNYAQFPHPHMGFPSQSLGTVMASPQHFTSAVRMKMNHPSYIGIRPNIVPAVGRPQQVQMENYPFDNIISHRLVQGYNVSQGGVYNWQQISHPEQIGFLEGGSTPQPEWITRIEYCQMCQKGLPHAHSDTVVQEQKGSPSSTMSDISSISCNLPLDARTVPHKPENQEPSKVTIPHGVVSGVQVPYGVFMTNTHPSSHQNVHVQAKHERSLNNDFVPIGMHLQGRQSPTEYSQKICIDDSTSSSYDYKTIADLRNEDSQDNKPHQIPMGEVVGKHTYSSTESYEVMSTPPYSLVGASPLSSDEMVGARATEKEHSVNERNDKVLCSQPRIGSDKGVAHEAFVSASHGVGDILETSAPQFIHQDPWNMRPDTHYPPPKPSKIQTKRDHNAGHRDPFVDNNLFNSGETPTTNSRELVSETTLDDGVHHLSNNLNWDLSPDRSSSNKGSSEEQIKREIEVVDGVATPVFHLSMHSNPDSLANPRSDSASISHKNCDGQPANVDSKQQDEIKTKLSENTNFGFPASGVGRLQIIMNSDLEELRELGSGTFGTVYHGKWRGTDVAIKRINDRCFSGKPLDQERMRDDFWNEAIKLADLHHPNVVAFYGVVLDGPEGSVATVTEYMVNGSLRNALQKNDRILDKRKRLLIGMDVAFGMEYLHAKNIVHFDLKSDNLLVNLRDPHRPICKVGDLGLSKVKCQTLISGGVRGTLPWMAPELLNGSSSLVSEKVDVFSFGIVLWELLTAEEPYADLHYGAIIGGIVNNTLRPIVPETCDPDWRALMEKCWSSEPSERPNFTKIAEDLRAMALKLPSKGQLQHSHPKT